The proteins below are encoded in one region of Oncorhynchus masou masou isolate Uvic2021 chromosome 15, UVic_Omas_1.1, whole genome shotgun sequence:
- the LOC135555574 gene encoding uncharacterized protein LOC135555574 isoform X2, with protein MELSSLGEQVFAVESITKKRVRKGNVEYLLKWQGWPPKYSTWEPEDHILDPRLVLAYEEKEEKDRALAYRRKGLRPRRLVLRNIYAMDLRSAHKVPDTPRLRLSLTRSMGSELDQGSLPYRAGEGGSVYRRLARRKNKQRVSKPVSDNNSLQPLTRIQDPMEHEWQGAEERPESELTTDTRENSLFRHSRSECSSPMMEQEVEEPTDRVESCGSALGSGDETLGGGALLRVTGAWYRSEGRTSETGQEQIDRTDQSESCVSAEGPKDNISNRLVDSATEVELGTDTLIDKVERLGTANVIERVEGLGTDYFIDRVEEMGGHILIDRDSTSVVDVGDETVADGSVVCTDVEVAEEVVENDTKQQGEEVVTQCPDSSGAEVNPGKVIVTDVTINSLTVTFKEALAAEGFFKS; from the exons ATGGAACTGTCATCTCTAGGCGAACAAGTGTTTGCAGTTGAATCAATAACCAAGAAGAGAGTCAGAAAG GGTAATGTGGAATACTTATTGAAGTGGCAGGGATGGCCACCAAA GTACAGCACCTGGGAACCAGAGGACCACATACTGGACCCACGCCTGGTGCTGGCTTATGAAGAGAA GGAGGAGAAGGACCGAGCCCTGGCATACCGCAGGAAAGGACTCAGACCACGGAGACTCGTCTTGCGG AATATCTATGCCATGGACCTCCGTAGTGCACACAAAGTCCCAGATACCCCTCGTCTGCGCCTCTCCCTTACGCGCTCCATGGGCTCCGAGCTGGACCAGGGCAGTCTGCCATACAgggcgggggagggagggagcgtctACCGCCGCCTGGCAAGACGCAAGAACAAGCAGAGGGTGTCCAAACCTGTGTCTGACAACAATTCCCTCCAACCACTGACCCGCATACAGGACCCCATGGAGCATGAATGGCAAGGCGCAGAGGAGAGACCGGAATCAGAGTTAACAACAGACACACGTGAAAACAGTCTATTCA GGCATAGCCGGTCAGAGTGCAGCTCTCCCATGATGGAGCAGGAAGTGGAGGAGCCGACTGACAGAGTGGAGAGTTGTGGTTCCGCACTGGGCTCTGGAGATGAGACATTGGGGGGTGGGGCCTTGTTGAGGGTGACAGGGGCATGGTACAGGTCAGAGGGTAGGACCTCTGAAACTGGACAGGAACAAATAGATAGGACTGACCAATCAGAGAGCTGTGTTTCTGCAGAGGGACCAAAAGACAACATTAGCAATAGGTTGGTGGACAGTGCCACCGAAGTGGAATTGGGGACAGATACCTTGATTGACAAGGTAGAAAGGTTAGGCACAGCTAATGTTATTGAGAGGGTAGAGGGGTTGGGGACAGATTATTTTATTgacagggtagaggagatggggggaCATATTCTGATTGACAGGGATAGCACTTCAGTGGTGGATGTTGGAGATGAAACCGTGGCTGATGGTTCTGTGGTCTGTACCGATGTTGAGGTTGCAGAGGAAGTGGTGGAGAATGACACAAAACAGCAAGGTGAAGAGGTTGTGACACAGTGTCCAGACAGTAGTGGCGCAGAAGTGAATCCTGGCAAAGTGATTGTGACCGATGTGACTATCAACTCTTTGACCGTAACTTTCAAAGAGGCCTTGGCAGCTGAAGGGTTTTTTAAGAGCTGA
- the LOC135555574 gene encoding uncharacterized protein LOC135555574 isoform X3 — translation MELSSLGEQVFAVESITKKRVRKGNVEYLLKWQGWPPKYSTWEPEDHILDPRLVLAYEEKEEKDRALAYRRKGLRPRRLVLRSSLLLQNIYAMDLRSAHKVPDTPRLRLSLTRSMGSELDQGSLPYRAGEGGSVYRRLARRKNKQRVSKPVSDNNSLQPLTRIQDPMEHEWQGAEERPESELTTDTRHSRSECSSPMMEQEVEEPTDRVESCGSALGSGDETLGGGALLRVTGAWYRSEGRTSETGQEQIDRTDQSESCVSAEGPKDNISNRLVDSATEVELGTDTLIDKVERLGTANVIERVEGLGTDYFIDRVEEMGGHILIDRDSTSVVDVGDETVADGSVVCTDVEVAEEVVENDTKQQGEEVVTQCPDSSGAEVNPGKVIVTDVTINSLTVTFKEALAAEGFFKS, via the exons ATGGAACTGTCATCTCTAGGCGAACAAGTGTTTGCAGTTGAATCAATAACCAAGAAGAGAGTCAGAAAG GGTAATGTGGAATACTTATTGAAGTGGCAGGGATGGCCACCAAA GTACAGCACCTGGGAACCAGAGGACCACATACTGGACCCACGCCTGGTGCTGGCTTATGAAGAGAA GGAGGAGAAGGACCGAGCCCTGGCATACCGCAGGAAAGGACTCAGACCACGGAGACTCGTCTTGCGG TCTTCTCTTCTCCTACAGAATATCTATGCCATGGACCTCCGTAGTGCACACAAAGTCCCAGATACCCCTCGTCTGCGCCTCTCCCTTACGCGCTCCATGGGCTCCGAGCTGGACCAGGGCAGTCTGCCATACAgggcgggggagggagggagcgtctACCGCCGCCTGGCAAGACGCAAGAACAAGCAGAGGGTGTCCAAACCTGTGTCTGACAACAATTCCCTCCAACCACTGACCCGCATACAGGACCCCATGGAGCATGAATGGCAAGGCGCAGAGGAGAGACCGGAATCAGAGTTAACAACAGACACAC GGCATAGCCGGTCAGAGTGCAGCTCTCCCATGATGGAGCAGGAAGTGGAGGAGCCGACTGACAGAGTGGAGAGTTGTGGTTCCGCACTGGGCTCTGGAGATGAGACATTGGGGGGTGGGGCCTTGTTGAGGGTGACAGGGGCATGGTACAGGTCAGAGGGTAGGACCTCTGAAACTGGACAGGAACAAATAGATAGGACTGACCAATCAGAGAGCTGTGTTTCTGCAGAGGGACCAAAAGACAACATTAGCAATAGGTTGGTGGACAGTGCCACCGAAGTGGAATTGGGGACAGATACCTTGATTGACAAGGTAGAAAGGTTAGGCACAGCTAATGTTATTGAGAGGGTAGAGGGGTTGGGGACAGATTATTTTATTgacagggtagaggagatggggggaCATATTCTGATTGACAGGGATAGCACTTCAGTGGTGGATGTTGGAGATGAAACCGTGGCTGATGGTTCTGTGGTCTGTACCGATGTTGAGGTTGCAGAGGAAGTGGTGGAGAATGACACAAAACAGCAAGGTGAAGAGGTTGTGACACAGTGTCCAGACAGTAGTGGCGCAGAAGTGAATCCTGGCAAAGTGATTGTGACCGATGTGACTATCAACTCTTTGACCGTAACTTTCAAAGAGGCCTTGGCAGCTGAAGGGTTTTTTAAGAGCTGA
- the LOC135555574 gene encoding uncharacterized protein LOC135555574 isoform X1 — protein MELSSLGEQVFAVESITKKRVRKGNVEYLLKWQGWPPKYSTWEPEDHILDPRLVLAYEEKEEKDRALAYRRKGLRPRRLVLRSSLLLQNIYAMDLRSAHKVPDTPRLRLSLTRSMGSELDQGSLPYRAGEGGSVYRRLARRKNKQRVSKPVSDNNSLQPLTRIQDPMEHEWQGAEERPESELTTDTRENSLFRHSRSECSSPMMEQEVEEPTDRVESCGSALGSGDETLGGGALLRVTGAWYRSEGRTSETGQEQIDRTDQSESCVSAEGPKDNISNRLVDSATEVELGTDTLIDKVERLGTANVIERVEGLGTDYFIDRVEEMGGHILIDRDSTSVVDVGDETVADGSVVCTDVEVAEEVVENDTKQQGEEVVTQCPDSSGAEVNPGKVIVTDVTINSLTVTFKEALAAEGFFKS, from the exons ATGGAACTGTCATCTCTAGGCGAACAAGTGTTTGCAGTTGAATCAATAACCAAGAAGAGAGTCAGAAAG GGTAATGTGGAATACTTATTGAAGTGGCAGGGATGGCCACCAAA GTACAGCACCTGGGAACCAGAGGACCACATACTGGACCCACGCCTGGTGCTGGCTTATGAAGAGAA GGAGGAGAAGGACCGAGCCCTGGCATACCGCAGGAAAGGACTCAGACCACGGAGACTCGTCTTGCGG TCTTCTCTTCTCCTACAGAATATCTATGCCATGGACCTCCGTAGTGCACACAAAGTCCCAGATACCCCTCGTCTGCGCCTCTCCCTTACGCGCTCCATGGGCTCCGAGCTGGACCAGGGCAGTCTGCCATACAgggcgggggagggagggagcgtctACCGCCGCCTGGCAAGACGCAAGAACAAGCAGAGGGTGTCCAAACCTGTGTCTGACAACAATTCCCTCCAACCACTGACCCGCATACAGGACCCCATGGAGCATGAATGGCAAGGCGCAGAGGAGAGACCGGAATCAGAGTTAACAACAGACACACGTGAAAACAGTCTATTCA GGCATAGCCGGTCAGAGTGCAGCTCTCCCATGATGGAGCAGGAAGTGGAGGAGCCGACTGACAGAGTGGAGAGTTGTGGTTCCGCACTGGGCTCTGGAGATGAGACATTGGGGGGTGGGGCCTTGTTGAGGGTGACAGGGGCATGGTACAGGTCAGAGGGTAGGACCTCTGAAACTGGACAGGAACAAATAGATAGGACTGACCAATCAGAGAGCTGTGTTTCTGCAGAGGGACCAAAAGACAACATTAGCAATAGGTTGGTGGACAGTGCCACCGAAGTGGAATTGGGGACAGATACCTTGATTGACAAGGTAGAAAGGTTAGGCACAGCTAATGTTATTGAGAGGGTAGAGGGGTTGGGGACAGATTATTTTATTgacagggtagaggagatggggggaCATATTCTGATTGACAGGGATAGCACTTCAGTGGTGGATGTTGGAGATGAAACCGTGGCTGATGGTTCTGTGGTCTGTACCGATGTTGAGGTTGCAGAGGAAGTGGTGGAGAATGACACAAAACAGCAAGGTGAAGAGGTTGTGACACAGTGTCCAGACAGTAGTGGCGCAGAAGTGAATCCTGGCAAAGTGATTGTGACCGATGTGACTATCAACTCTTTGACCGTAACTTTCAAAGAGGCCTTGGCAGCTGAAGGGTTTTTTAAGAGCTGA
- the desi1a gene encoding desumoylating isopeptidase 1a → MDKNYTTTYSVQLYIYDLSRGMARNLSPIMLGKQLDGIWHSAIVVYGDEFYFGGVGISSCSPGGTMLGSPDTVVELGNTEVTEEIFMDYLSSLGENTYRGDKYRLFEHNCNTFTNEVAQFLTGRKIPSYITDLPSEVLSTPFGQILRPILDSIHIAPPGGNIINGRHS, encoded by the exons ATGGATAAAAATTACACAACAACATACAGTGTACAACTGTATATATACGACCTGTCAAGAGGAATGGCTCGCAATCTCAGCCCAATCATGTTAG GAAAACAACTTGATGGCATTTG GCACTCAGCCATTGTGGTTTATGGAGACGAGTTCTACTTTGGAGGAGTGGGTATTTCCAGCTGCTCACCG GGGGGAACAATGCTTGGTTCCCCAGACACTGTGGTGGAATTGGGAAACACAGAGGTGACAGAGGAGATCTTCATGGACTACCTGTCCTCGCTAGGAGAGAacacatacag AGGTGACAAGTATAGGTTGTTTGAGCACAACTGTAACACCTTCACTAATGAGGTGGCCCAGTTCTTAACAGGCCGGAAGATCCCTTCTTACATCACAGACCTGCCCTCCGAAGTGCTCTCCAC ACCCTTTGGTCAGATACTCCGGCCTATACTGGACTCCATCCACATCGCTCCTCCTGGAGGGAACATCATCAACGGTCGCCACAGCTAA